Proteins encoded within one genomic window of Sulfurovum sp. XGS-02:
- a CDS encoding molybdopterin oxidoreductase family protein — MTKKADNDHEIIDSVCAYCGVGCDIAAEVDTKENKIKKIFAHPDGATSEGKLCIKGTHGYDFVDAKERLRTPHIRKSFLEKNPEIKDAIAGSLTDLDDTWYETDLDAATTAGAMKLKEIQSQYGEKSVCSLGGARTSCESAYYFQKFTRYTLNSPHVDNCARVCHSPSLKGMRLTIGEGAASNPFDDIYKTEFMIVMGSNTTEAHPIVGNRMIKAAQKGTPIACFDVREIKLHKFSKYKAVTPHEANLLVLNMMAYTIITEELYHKDFIKNRTKNFEHFKENILNDPYANPEFFREVEGYEYLADMLPEIAREYATKKSLILWGLGITEHVDGSYAVMAIVHLALMTGNIGKDGAGVMPLRGQTNVQGACDMGMLPYYAPDYTAPKEVGLMTPQLVDGMLDGTIKGVLNIGEDLTHIHPNINKITKAFENLELIFVQELFMTDIAERADIVVGVKSAYEKTGIYINAMRKVHLSTPLVHSDLPDDWEVIKLLDEKMGGDFGFETSEDIWNDVRKTATNRFSGASYEMLRANEKQGISWPITEEGGTPVLHREDFRTKDGIGAFRYHGYTLSGMIEEILNKALKGYHLTTGRIMAHYNNSAQTKYTENLMKKHKEDVLLVHESDSADFPTEKVILKTEYGQTNPLKVKFTDKVRPKTLYTTFHHVDSKLNNIFGDKSDELIMTAAFKSIQVDIIPVSA; from the coding sequence ATGACAAAAAAAGCTGATAACGATCATGAAATAATAGACAGCGTTTGTGCATATTGTGGTGTTGGTTGTGATATTGCAGCTGAGGTTGATACAAAAGAGAATAAGATCAAGAAGATCTTTGCACACCCGGATGGTGCAACATCTGAAGGCAAACTTTGTATCAAAGGGACACATGGATACGATTTTGTCGATGCAAAAGAGAGACTGAGAACACCGCATATCCGCAAAAGTTTTTTAGAGAAGAACCCTGAGATCAAAGATGCGATCGCCGGTTCGCTCACCGATCTGGATGATACATGGTATGAGACCGATTTGGATGCTGCTACCACTGCAGGGGCAATGAAGCTCAAAGAGATCCAATCACAATATGGTGAAAAATCTGTCTGTTCACTTGGAGGGGCTAGAACGTCATGTGAGTCAGCGTATTATTTTCAAAAGTTCACCCGTTACACACTGAACTCTCCACACGTAGATAATTGTGCCAGAGTGTGTCACTCTCCATCACTCAAGGGGATGAGGCTGACCATCGGTGAGGGGGCTGCAAGTAACCCGTTTGATGATATCTACAAAACAGAATTTATGATCGTGATGGGCTCCAACACGACTGAGGCACACCCGATCGTAGGTAACCGTATGATCAAAGCGGCACAAAAAGGTACTCCTATCGCATGTTTTGATGTACGTGAGATCAAACTGCATAAGTTCTCAAAATATAAAGCGGTCACTCCACATGAAGCGAACCTGCTTGTGCTCAATATGATGGCATACACGATCATCACTGAAGAGTTGTACCACAAAGATTTTATCAAGAACAGAACCAAGAACTTTGAACACTTTAAAGAGAACATTCTCAATGATCCTTATGCCAATCCTGAATTTTTTAGAGAAGTGGAAGGGTATGAGTATTTGGCAGATATGCTCCCGGAGATCGCCCGTGAGTATGCCACGAAAAAATCTCTCATTTTATGGGGACTTGGGATCACCGAGCATGTAGACGGTTCGTACGCTGTTATGGCTATCGTACACCTGGCACTGATGACCGGGAACATTGGTAAAGACGGTGCGGGTGTGATGCCATTGCGTGGTCAGACGAATGTTCAAGGTGCGTGTGATATGGGTATGCTCCCCTACTATGCTCCTGATTACACGGCGCCAAAAGAGGTGGGACTGATGACACCTCAGTTGGTGGATGGTATGCTTGACGGAACCATCAAGGGTGTGTTAAACATTGGTGAAGACCTCACGCATATCCACCCGAATATCAATAAGATCACAAAAGCATTTGAAAACCTGGAGCTTATCTTTGTACAAGAGCTGTTCATGACAGACATTGCGGAACGTGCAGACATCGTAGTGGGTGTGAAGTCAGCCTATGAGAAAACAGGTATTTACATCAATGCGATGCGTAAAGTCCACCTCTCCACGCCACTGGTACACTCTGATCTTCCGGATGACTGGGAAGTGATCAAGCTTCTTGATGAGAAAATGGGAGGGGATTTCGGTTTTGAGACCTCTGAAGATATCTGGAATGATGTGAGAAAAACGGCAACAAACAGATTTAGCGGTGCCTCTTATGAGATGCTCAGAGCGAATGAAAAGCAGGGCATTTCATGGCCGATCACTGAAGAGGGCGGTACACCGGTACTGCATAGAGAAGACTTTAGAACCAAAGATGGTATCGGGGCATTCAGATACCATGGGTATACACTCTCAGGTATGATAGAAGAGATCCTCAATAAAGCACTGAAGGGTTACCACTTAACGACGGGAAGAATCATGGCGCATTACAACAACTCTGCGCAAACAAAATATACAGAGAACCTCATGAAAAAACATAAAGAGGATGTTCTTTTGGTACATGAAAGTGACAGTGCAGATTTCCCAACAGAGAAGGTGATTCTAAAAACCGAGTATGGTCAGACCAATCCGTTAAAGGTAAAATTCACAGATAAAGTGCGTCCTAAAACACTCTATACCACTTTTCACCATGTAGATTCAAAACTCAATAACATTTTTGGTGATAAAAGTGATGAACTTATCATGACAGCTGCATTTAAATCGATCCAGGTCGACATTATTCCTGTAAGTGCATAG
- a CDS encoding YraN family protein — MTREDPKKFGNQSETLATCFLEQEGFVILERNYFARKLGEIDIIASRDDVVHFIEVKSGKTEFDPVYNVTPSKLRKIINSAHYYLKTKNIDRAFSIDALIIRYDEVEFIENVTL; from the coding sequence ATGACAAGAGAAGACCCTAAAAAATTCGGTAATCAGAGCGAGACCTTGGCTACATGTTTTTTAGAACAGGAGGGTTTCGTGATCCTGGAGCGTAATTATTTTGCACGAAAGCTTGGTGAGATAGATATCATCGCCAGCCGTGATGATGTCGTACACTTCATAGAAGTGAAGAGTGGGAAAACAGAGTTCGATCCTGTCTATAATGTGACACCATCCAAACTCCGAAAGATCATCAACTCTGCACACTATTATCTAAAAACAAAAAATATCGACCGGGCATTTAGTATCGATGCACTGATCATTCGCTATGATGAGGTAGAATTTATAGAGAATGTTACGCTATAA
- a CDS encoding phytanoyl-CoA dioxygenase family protein has product MRLSDVQLQQFHQNGFIVLRNFLPQEKCDAILDVAKAHLEHKIEPIETEIGYDERSKEYRTEVVDYSSGSNEAHMIVRRLRQVYERDILFKEWMENVDIRPVLQQILDDRVVITTAHHNSIMTKMPYYSRATAWHQDRRYWRYSDNNLVSIWLALDDEYSENGVLEFIPGSHLMQFKPEQFDAKEYFREDTKENASLIAQKVSTTLKKGDVIIFHSLLLHRANKNSTDKAKISFVYTVKGEKTVAIEGTRSAQYPEIKLEEVE; this is encoded by the coding sequence ATGAGACTCTCCGATGTGCAGCTTCAACAATTTCATCAAAATGGTTTTATTGTCTTACGAAATTTTTTACCCCAGGAAAAATGTGATGCGATACTGGATGTCGCCAAAGCACACTTAGAACATAAAATCGAGCCTATTGAAACAGAGATAGGGTATGATGAAAGATCCAAAGAGTATCGTACCGAAGTAGTGGATTATAGCAGTGGATCCAATGAAGCGCATATGATCGTCCGCAGGTTACGGCAGGTGTATGAGAGGGATATCCTTTTCAAAGAGTGGATGGAAAATGTTGATATCCGTCCTGTTCTGCAACAGATACTGGATGACAGAGTGGTGATAACGACCGCCCATCATAACTCCATCATGACAAAAATGCCTTATTATAGCAGGGCAACGGCGTGGCATCAGGATAGAAGATATTGGCGTTATTCTGATAATAATCTGGTAAGTATATGGTTGGCTTTGGATGATGAGTACAGTGAAAACGGTGTGCTTGAATTCATACCCGGAAGCCATTTGATGCAATTCAAGCCTGAACAGTTTGATGCAAAAGAGTATTTTAGGGAAGATACGAAAGAGAATGCTTCACTGATAGCACAAAAGGTCTCCACGACGCTCAAAAAAGGTGATGTGATCATCTTCCACTCTCTGCTGCTGCATAGAGCCAATAAGAACAGTACGGACAAAGCTAAAATTTCATTTGTCTATACGGTAAAAGGAGAGAAGACGGTGGCTATAGAGGGTACACGCTCCGCTCAATATCCAGAGATAAAGTTGGAAGAAGTCGAATAA
- the trxA gene encoding thioredoxin, with the protein MGKYVDLTAENFDATIAEGVTMVDFWAPWCGPCRMIAPVIEELAEDFDGKATICKVNTDEQQDIAVKYGIRSIPAILFFKDGELVDQMVGAASKDAFAEKLNAQL; encoded by the coding sequence ATGGGAAAATATGTAGATTTAACAGCTGAAAATTTTGATGCGACTATCGCTGAAGGTGTAACAATGGTAGACTTTTGGGCTCCATGGTGTGGACCTTGTAGAATGATCGCTCCAGTGATCGAAGAGCTTGCAGAAGATTTTGACGGTAAAGCGACTATCTGTAAAGTGAATACAGATGAGCAACAAGATATCGCAGTTAAATATGGTATCAGATCTATTCCAGCGATTCTTTTCTTTAAAGATGGTGAGTTGGTAGACCAAATGGTAGGTGCAGCTTCGAAAGATGCATTTGCTGAAAAGCTCAACGCACAACTGTAA
- the trxB gene encoding thioredoxin-disulfide reductase, which yields MLDCAIIGGGPAGLTAGLYTTRGGLKNVTLFETGMPGGQITQSSEIENYPGFFEHDKTGMDFMDTWQKQCFHFGLKHEMKKVERVAKTGEHFTVTLEDGEKVEAVTVIVCTGSTPKKAGVKGEDEYFGRGVSTCATCDGFFYKDKPVTVLGGGDTALEEAFYLSNICSDVYVVHRRDEFRAAPSTLDRAKRKENIHLISNAVIDEVLGDAMGVTGVNIKHNDGTITHMANTGLFVFVGHNVNNTVLKDESGDFICETNACGQVVVDLRMRTSLEGLFAAGDIRIEAPKQVVSAAGDGSVAALQVISYIQEQQ from the coding sequence ATGTTAGATTGCGCAATCATTGGTGGAGGACCGGCCGGACTTACAGCCGGACTCTACACAACACGAGGCGGACTTAAAAATGTTACACTGTTTGAGACGGGTATGCCTGGCGGGCAGATCACACAGAGTTCTGAGATAGAGAACTACCCTGGATTTTTTGAACACGATAAAACAGGCATGGATTTTATGGATACATGGCAAAAGCAGTGTTTTCACTTTGGTCTTAAACATGAGATGAAAAAAGTAGAACGTGTGGCAAAAACAGGTGAACACTTTACTGTTACGCTGGAAGATGGGGAGAAGGTTGAAGCGGTGACCGTGATCGTCTGTACGGGCTCTACCCCTAAAAAGGCCGGTGTGAAAGGCGAAGATGAATACTTTGGGAGAGGTGTGAGCACCTGTGCCACCTGTGATGGATTTTTTTACAAAGACAAACCCGTGACCGTACTTGGCGGGGGTGACACTGCACTTGAAGAAGCATTCTATCTCTCTAATATCTGTTCAGATGTCTATGTAGTACACCGAAGAGATGAATTTAGAGCAGCACCCTCGACGTTAGACAGAGCAAAGAGAAAAGAGAATATACATCTTATCTCCAATGCTGTGATCGATGAAGTGCTTGGTGATGCTATGGGTGTCACAGGGGTCAATATCAAGCATAATGATGGGACTATCACGCATATGGCCAATACAGGACTTTTTGTTTTTGTAGGGCATAATGTAAATAACACGGTATTGAAAGATGAGAGCGGTGATTTTATCTGTGAGACGAATGCGTGCGGACAGGTGGTCGTGGATCTCAGAATGAGAACATCACTCGAAGGTCTTTTTGCAGCAGGTGATATACGTATAGAAGCACCAAAACAAGTGGTTTCAGCGGCAGGTGACGGTTCAGTAGCCGCACTTCAAGTAATTTCATATATTCAGGAGCAACAGTAG
- the dapB gene encoding 4-hydroxy-tetrahydrodipicolinate reductase, which yields MAKIGIVGSTGRMGEHLIKNILENDALELSVLHVFGELKREVPSDVLVTNSMKAVLENCDVVIDFSAPAATQELCEEALKNPTPLVIATTGFTQHQQNLLKEASKEMPLLYASNMSAGIALLKQLVEQVAATLEDFDIEIVEQHHRHKVDAPSGTALTLGEFAAKGRGLDLDAVRVSGRDGQIGARSKDEIAVMALRGGDIVGRHTVGFYNDGEFLELNHTATSRETFSKGAIRAATWLVNQKSGLYSINDCLGI from the coding sequence ATGGCAAAGATCGGGATAGTAGGTAGTACAGGTAGAATGGGTGAACACCTGATTAAAAATATTTTAGAAAATGATGCATTAGAACTCAGTGTATTGCATGTATTTGGTGAACTAAAAAGAGAAGTACCCTCTGATGTATTGGTAACCAACAGTATGAAGGCGGTACTTGAAAATTGTGATGTCGTGATAGATTTTTCAGCGCCTGCAGCAACACAGGAACTTTGTGAAGAGGCATTAAAAAACCCTACACCATTGGTGATCGCAACGACAGGATTTACGCAACATCAGCAAAATCTTCTAAAAGAAGCTTCAAAAGAGATGCCGCTTCTTTATGCATCCAATATGTCAGCAGGGATCGCTTTGCTCAAACAATTGGTCGAGCAGGTGGCAGCAACACTGGAAGATTTTGATATTGAGATCGTCGAACAGCACCATAGACATAAAGTGGATGCACCAAGCGGTACTGCTTTAACGTTGGGGGAGTTTGCAGCAAAAGGCAGAGGCTTGGATCTTGATGCTGTACGTGTATCGGGAAGAGATGGTCAGATCGGAGCAAGATCTAAAGACGAGATCGCCGTGATGGCGCTTCGCGGGGGAGATATCGTAGGTCGACATACGGTTGGTTTTTATAATGATGGGGAGTTCTTGGAACTTAACCATACAGCTACCAGTAGAGAGACTTTTTCAAAAGGTGCGATCCGTGCAGCAACATGGCTCGTAAATCAAAAGAGTGGTCTTTACTCTATAAATGATTGTTTAGGAATTTAA
- the purF gene encoding amidophosphoribosyltransferase — protein MCAIVGVFGAKKASTVAYYSLFSMQHRGQEATGISAANGKRITMYKKRGMVSDVFSQETLDKLDGGCAVGHNRYSTAGSESAGDAQPVFAKYKLGEISVVHNGNLVNKHEVRNELIDRGAIFQTDMDTENIIHLIAKSQKDSLVDRIKDMLTKIEGAYCLAIQSRSKMFVIRDRFGIRPLSLGRLSDGGYIVASETCAFDLVGAEFIRDVEPGEMLTFEEGKEPVSEQVFEPDFHPCAFEYIYFARPDSIIDGKNVYEMRLEMGKRLAKEVPVDIDLVLPVPDSGVAAAKGYADGLGVPFEMGIVRNHYVGRTFIEPTQEIRDLKVKLKLSPVKHLIEGKRVAIIDDSLVRGTTSKQIVRMLKEAGAKEVHMRIAAPEIKFPCRYGIDTPTKAELISTKFTPEEIADKIDADSLGFLSIEGLKESLGTERNYSLVSFDGNYFAGGNAESPGCAGGC, from the coding sequence ATGTGTGCAATAGTCGGTGTATTCGGTGCAAAAAAAGCTTCCACGGTAGCGTATTACTCGCTCTTTTCAATGCAGCATCGCGGACAAGAGGCTACAGGTATTTCTGCAGCCAACGGGAAGCGTATCACAATGTATAAAAAACGCGGTATGGTATCAGATGTCTTTTCTCAAGAAACACTTGATAAGTTGGATGGCGGATGTGCTGTGGGACATAACCGTTATTCTACAGCAGGAAGTGAATCTGCTGGGGATGCACAGCCTGTCTTTGCCAAGTATAAGCTTGGAGAGATATCGGTCGTGCACAACGGTAACCTTGTTAATAAACATGAAGTCAGAAACGAATTAATAGACAGAGGTGCCATTTTTCAAACCGATATGGATACGGAAAATATTATCCACCTGATAGCAAAATCCCAGAAGGATTCGTTGGTAGACCGTATCAAGGATATGCTGACAAAGATAGAAGGTGCCTACTGTTTGGCGATCCAGAGCCGTTCTAAAATGTTTGTGATCCGTGACCGTTTCGGTATCCGTCCTCTCAGTCTGGGTAGATTAAGTGACGGTGGCTATATTGTGGCTTCTGAAACCTGTGCATTTGATCTGGTAGGTGCAGAGTTCATACGTGATGTAGAACCTGGAGAGATGCTTACCTTTGAAGAGGGGAAAGAACCTGTTTCGGAGCAAGTCTTCGAACCTGATTTCCACCCTTGTGCTTTTGAGTATATCTATTTTGCCAGACCAGACTCTATTATCGACGGGAAAAACGTCTATGAGATGCGTTTAGAGATGGGGAAAAGACTTGCCAAAGAGGTACCTGTTGATATAGACCTTGTACTTCCCGTACCTGATTCGGGTGTGGCTGCTGCAAAGGGATATGCAGATGGTCTGGGTGTCCCGTTCGAGATGGGTATTGTACGTAACCACTATGTGGGACGTACCTTCATTGAACCGACACAGGAGATCCGTGACCTCAAGGTCAAATTGAAACTCTCCCCGGTCAAACATCTGATAGAGGGTAAAAGAGTAGCTATTATTGACGACTCGCTGGTACGCGGGACGACCTCTAAGCAGATCGTACGTATGCTTAAAGAGGCAGGGGCTAAAGAGGTGCATATGCGTATTGCTGCACCGGAGATAAAGTTCCCATGCCGTTACGGTATTGATACCCCTACAAAAGCAGAACTCATCTCTACCAAATTCACACCAGAAGAGATCGCCGATAAAATCGATGCGGATTCTCTAGGTTTTCTCTCTATTGAAGGGCTAAAAGAGTCTCTTGGAACAGAAAGAAACTACTCTTTGGTAAGCTTTGACGGGAATTATTTTGCCGGGGGTAATGCAGAGAGTCCGGGATGTGCCGGAGGCTGTTAG
- the hisIE gene encoding bifunctional phosphoribosyl-AMP cyclohydrolase/phosphoribosyl-ATP diphosphatase HisIE, whose amino-acid sequence MQLDWQKNPLIPAIAQDEETNEILMLAYMNEEAYNLTLETGYAHYFSRSKQRIWKKGESSDHTQEVKDVLLDCDADTVILKIKQNGVACHTGRKSCFFTSVMQDKIVLDKELDTDAIYGVVDTLYHTILERKNASAEAKSWTKKLLDDKALMLSKIREEADEVCVAINEESDEQVIYESADLLYHTLVGLGYRNISPDRVKQELARRFGMSGIVEKEGRKK is encoded by the coding sequence ATGCAGCTTGACTGGCAAAAAAACCCTCTTATCCCTGCTATCGCCCAAGATGAAGAAACCAATGAAATTCTCATGCTTGCCTATATGAATGAAGAGGCATATAACCTTACGCTTGAGACGGGGTATGCCCACTACTTCAGCCGGAGTAAACAGCGTATCTGGAAGAAAGGCGAAAGCTCGGACCATACCCAAGAGGTCAAAGATGTGCTACTTGACTGCGATGCAGATACCGTGATACTCAAGATCAAACAAAACGGTGTAGCCTGTCATACAGGACGTAAAAGCTGTTTCTTCACTTCTGTCATGCAAGATAAAATAGTCTTGGACAAAGAGCTAGATACGGATGCGATCTACGGTGTGGTAGATACACTCTACCATACGATCTTAGAGCGTAAGAATGCATCGGCAGAAGCCAAATCATGGACGAAAAAACTTTTAGACGATAAAGCACTGATGCTATCCAAGATCCGTGAAGAGGCAGACGAAGTATGTGTTGCCATTAACGAAGAGAGTGATGAACAGGTCATCTACGAATCTGCTGACCTTCTCTACCATACACTGGTAGGACTGGGGTATAGAAATATCTCTCCAGACAGGGTCAAACAAGAGTTAGCCAGAAGATTTGGAATGAGTGGGATCGTTGAAAAAGAGGGACGAAAGAAGTAG
- a CDS encoding 2OG-Fe(II) oxygenase, with product MIQISNHIYCDARLEKLDITNRLFPSAYKDTPYLIIKNFFTPELCRELVSLVKKDEESQRAEVKLENISGIIESDVVTDYRKTNIYTLDDFYSEYYEKQFLKYKPLIEEYFAAVMTLSTDIQVLEYKEGYFYVKHADDSSELVDENGETVGFKCVAPERKFTTVLFATPHESNAQEESEGFSGGELLFNYLYDEKGEPVKIKADAGDMVIFPSNPYFSHEVLPVTKGYRVTLVQWHDAIY from the coding sequence ATGATACAAATTAGTAACCATATCTATTGTGATGCACGCTTGGAAAAGCTGGATATTACCAATAGATTGTTCCCAAGCGCTTATAAGGATACCCCTTATCTGATCATTAAGAATTTTTTTACCCCTGAACTTTGTAGAGAACTTGTTTCACTGGTGAAGAAGGATGAGGAGAGTCAAAGAGCAGAAGTAAAACTTGAAAATATCAGCGGTATTATAGAATCGGATGTCGTGACGGATTACCGTAAAACAAATATCTATACACTGGATGATTTTTACAGTGAGTATTATGAAAAACAGTTTCTCAAATACAAACCGTTGATAGAAGAGTATTTTGCAGCGGTGATGACACTCTCTACAGATATTCAGGTATTGGAGTATAAAGAGGGCTATTTCTATGTCAAGCATGCGGATGACTCCAGTGAACTTGTGGATGAAAATGGAGAGACGGTAGGCTTCAAATGTGTCGCACCGGAACGAAAATTTACAACCGTACTCTTTGCAACCCCTCATGAGAGTAATGCCCAAGAAGAAAGCGAAGGTTTCAGCGGGGGAGAGTTGCTCTTTAACTACCTCTATGATGAAAAAGGTGAGCCTGTAAAGATCAAAGCTGATGCGGGGGATATGGTGATCTTTCCTAGCAACCCCTATTTTTCACATGAAGTACTGCCGGTTACAAAAGGGTATAGAGTGACACTGGTACAGTGGCATGATGCGATCTATTAA
- a CDS encoding prohibitin family protein, whose protein sequence is MPADMNDYFKKKKPSNSSMNNSSSGGGGGRNFENPLSNMGKGAPWMFIIVALGFALFVLKPFTIINSGEVGIKINTGKFEEKPLNAGLHFFIPVLQKIIPVNTRIRMITYSDVRTGELGDAYRNLEGGLKRNPAITVLDKRGLTVNIDIAVQYRLRAETAPATIERWGASWEEKIINSKVREVVRDVVGRYTAEQLPEMRNEIAAAIETKVKESVDSLDDKPVVLSSVELRTINLPTKIKDQIERVQIAKQEVTIAEQQKEKAKQEAQRKAEIARGEAERNRIEAQGEADKIRIEAEEQSKANKLISESLSPQLIQLEQIKTQAKFNEALKVNNDAQIFLTPGGAVPNIWIDAKGKKQQTVSAQQ, encoded by the coding sequence ATGCCAGCAGACATGAACGACTATTTTAAAAAGAAGAAACCGAGCAACAGCTCAATGAACAACAGTAGCAGCGGTGGTGGAGGTGGAAGAAACTTCGAAAACCCACTCAGCAATATGGGGAAAGGTGCACCTTGGATGTTTATCATCGTTGCACTGGGATTTGCCCTTTTTGTACTGAAACCATTTACGATCATCAACTCCGGTGAAGTAGGGATCAAGATCAATACGGGTAAATTTGAAGAGAAACCTCTTAATGCAGGACTGCACTTTTTTATCCCTGTACTGCAAAAGATCATTCCGGTCAATACACGTATCCGAATGATCACATACTCTGATGTAAGAACCGGTGAGCTGGGTGATGCCTACAGAAACCTTGAAGGCGGGCTCAAAAGAAACCCGGCGATCACAGTACTTGACAAAAGAGGATTGACCGTCAACATAGATATCGCGGTACAGTACAGACTCAGAGCGGAGACTGCACCGGCTACTATTGAAAGATGGGGTGCAAGCTGGGAAGAGAAGATCATCAACTCTAAAGTCCGTGAAGTGGTACGTGACGTAGTCGGACGTTATACGGCTGAACAGCTTCCTGAGATGAGAAACGAAATTGCAGCTGCTATCGAAACAAAGGTCAAAGAGAGTGTTGATTCACTTGATGACAAACCGGTGGTACTCTCTTCTGTAGAACTAAGAACAATCAACCTGCCTACAAAGATCAAAGATCAGATCGAAAGAGTGCAGATCGCAAAACAAGAAGTAACCATAGCCGAGCAGCAAAAAGAGAAAGCGAAACAAGAGGCACAAAGAAAAGCAGAGATCGCTAGAGGTGAAGCGGAGAGAAACCGTATCGAAGCACAGGGTGAGGCAGACAAGATCCGAATCGAAGCAGAAGAGCAATCCAAAGCCAACAAACTGATCTCTGAATCACTTTCACCGCAGCTTATTCAACTGGAGCAGATCAAAACACAGGCGAAATTCAATGAAGCGCTTAAAGTCAACAATGATGCACAGATCTTCCTTACACCTGGCGGGGCAGTACCGAACATATGGATCGATGCAAAAGGTAAAAAACAACAGACCGTCTCTGCGCAACAGTAA
- a CDS encoding branched-chain amino acid transaminase encodes MNKSKYIWMDGEFTPWDDAKVHILTHTLHYGNGAIEGTKAYKTVDGRCAIFKLKEHTQRLLNSSKMTLMDVPFTAEELNAAQVELLQKNELFNGAYIRPLVYLGYGVMGLYHKDCPVNVSIAAWEWGAYLGEEGLKKGVRMKITSVTRTPNTSGMGKAKAVANYLNSQMAKFEAVEAGYDEALLRDDHGYIAEASGAAFFMVRDGVLISPPSDNSLESITQQTIIDLAHDMGIKVERRRITREEVYIADEAFLTGTAAEVTPIREVDARQIGIGSRGPITEKLQTAYFDAVAGKNPDYIKYLTYIN; translated from the coding sequence ATGAACAAATCAAAATACATCTGGATGGATGGCGAATTCACACCTTGGGATGATGCCAAGGTACATATACTTACACATACACTACATTACGGAAATGGTGCCATAGAGGGGACTAAAGCCTACAAAACAGTGGATGGAAGATGTGCTATCTTTAAACTCAAAGAGCATACGCAAAGACTTCTTAACTCATCAAAAATGACACTGATGGATGTACCATTTACAGCAGAGGAATTGAACGCTGCACAAGTAGAACTTTTACAAAAAAATGAACTCTTTAACGGTGCCTATATCAGACCGCTTGTGTATCTTGGGTATGGCGTGATGGGCCTTTACCATAAGGACTGCCCTGTCAATGTCTCTATCGCTGCATGGGAATGGGGTGCCTATCTTGGTGAAGAGGGTCTCAAAAAGGGTGTGCGTATGAAGATCACTTCTGTCACAAGAACACCGAATACCTCGGGTATGGGTAAAGCCAAAGCAGTTGCAAACTACCTAAACTCACAAATGGCGAAATTTGAAGCGGTGGAAGCCGGATATGATGAAGCACTGCTCAGAGATGACCATGGATACATCGCTGAAGCATCTGGGGCCGCTTTCTTCATGGTAAGAGACGGGGTACTAATCTCTCCTCCTAGTGACAACTCGCTGGAGTCCATCACACAGCAAACGATCATAGACCTGGCTCATGATATGGGTATCAAAGTGGAAAGACGCCGCATCACCCGTGAAGAGGTCTACATCGCTGATGAAGCATTTTTAACGGGAACTGCTGCCGAAGTCACACCGATCCGTGAAGTGGATGCACGTCAGATCGGTATAGGTTCAAGAGGGCCTATCACTGAGAAATTACAAACAGCCTACTTTGATGCAGTTGCAGGTAAAAACCCTGACTATATTAAGTATTTAACCTATATTAACTAA